In Streptomyces nodosus, one DNA window encodes the following:
- a CDS encoding ion transporter, protein MTDVTAGRASVRETVARRSRALTEARWFAIAVFGLIVVNAMLLGLETYSGVVEDWHRWLRLAEHCCVAAFTVEIALRLAAHADRPAAFFRDPWNLFDVVVVASAFLPVVSENTTILRLLRLARVLRTARFLPQLRIVLVAVVRSLPGTLSFLLVGTLVLYVYAMAGWVFFARQDPQHYGSMGRALLTLFLLMTLDGIGEAVHAGLEVSRWSIFYYASYVLLASFVLVNVLIGIVVTSFDEARDLEAEEQPPETPGEPQPLRDRIATVRRALDELESELDLHQPSRSRRGGPEPGRAAGRRARGGHPRGVWVRR, encoded by the coding sequence ATGACGGACGTGACCGCGGGGCGGGCCTCCGTCCGCGAGACGGTGGCGCGGCGGAGCCGTGCCCTCACCGAGGCACGTTGGTTCGCCATCGCCGTCTTCGGCCTGATCGTGGTGAACGCGATGCTCCTCGGCCTGGAGACCTACAGCGGTGTGGTCGAGGACTGGCACCGCTGGTTACGGCTGGCCGAACACTGCTGCGTCGCCGCGTTCACCGTGGAGATCGCGCTGCGGCTGGCGGCCCATGCCGACCGCCCGGCGGCGTTCTTCCGCGACCCGTGGAACCTGTTCGACGTGGTCGTGGTGGCGAGCGCGTTTTTGCCGGTGGTCAGCGAGAACACCACGATCCTGCGGCTGCTGCGGCTGGCCCGGGTCCTGCGTACGGCGCGGTTCCTGCCCCAGTTGCGCATCGTCCTGGTCGCGGTCGTCCGCAGTCTGCCCGGCACACTGAGCTTTCTGCTCGTCGGGACGCTGGTGCTGTATGTGTACGCGATGGCCGGCTGGGTGTTCTTCGCGCGCCAGGACCCCCAGCACTACGGGTCCATGGGCCGCGCCCTTCTGACACTCTTTCTGCTGATGACCCTGGACGGCATAGGCGAGGCGGTCCACGCGGGTCTGGAGGTCTCGCGCTGGAGCATCTTCTATTACGCCTCCTATGTGCTGCTCGCCTCCTTCGTCCTGGTCAATGTGCTGATCGGCATCGTCGTCACCTCCTTCGACGAGGCCCGCGACCTGGAGGCGGAAGAGCAGCCGCCGGAGACGCCGGGCGAGCCGCAGCCCCTGCGGGACCGGATCGCCACGGTCCGCCGCGCGCTCGACGAGCTCGAGAGCGAACTCGACCTCCATCAGCCCTCGCGATCACGCCGCGGGGGACCCGAGCCGGGGCGCGCGGCCGGCCGACGCGCGCGGGGCGGACACCCCCGGGGCGTGTGGGTGCGCCGGTGA
- a CDS encoding ArsR/SmtB family transcription factor, which produces MAADGGDFEDPSVEVLAEAAAAFGLLASSARLHIVWALAQGESDVTGLAERVGGALPAVSQHLTKLKLAGLVRSRREGRRQVYFVDDTDIVTVVRLMVGQLTDRAEQNRAPAPRLRGL; this is translated from the coding sequence GTGGCGGCAGACGGCGGTGATTTCGAGGACCCGTCCGTCGAGGTGCTGGCGGAGGCCGCCGCCGCGTTCGGGCTGCTGGCCTCGTCCGCGCGACTGCACATCGTCTGGGCGCTGGCGCAGGGTGAGAGCGATGTCACCGGACTCGCCGAGCGGGTCGGGGGCGCACTGCCCGCCGTGAGCCAGCATCTGACCAAGCTCAAGCTCGCCGGTCTGGTCCGCTCCCGCCGCGAGGGCCGCCGCCAGGTGTACTTCGTCGACGACACGGACATCGTGACCGTGGTGCGTCTGATGGTGGGCCAGCTCACCGACCGCGCCGAGCAGAACCGGGCCCCGGCGCCCCGGCTCCGTGGCCTCTGA
- the mgtA gene encoding magnesium-translocating P-type ATPase, whose amino-acid sequence MASETAPPSATPRSPEAGVAGPTLLQELRRVESSPRGLTDAEAEARLADLGENVLPEARTPSWARLFVRGLRDPFTTVLLCLGLVSATVSAWGTAGVILSLVVVSCVLRAGGEHRADRSMAALRELVATTTTAVRRTDPDRPPRERETPAAELVPGDVIRLAPGDLVPADVRLLHASGLTVHQAALTGESAPVAKYAQDTPVESGAGPFAEPHLCFQGSSVASGSATAVVLETGARTRFARAHGTGVRRGASSFDRSVHGISWVLIRFMLLTPPLVLTANAALRGRGLETLPFAVAVAVGLTPEMLPVIVTTCLARGAAFLARTHGVIVKRLPALHDLGAVDVLCIDKTGTLTQDRPVVARALDGDGEDAPDVLRWAAAGAWWTLQLADLPTADALDEALLDAADGAWEAYEGVAALPFDPVRRLATAVVRGRLGSHTLLVRGAPEAVLERCELEPEERERLRARAAHQADQGLRLLAVATADRDVRTRAYTPADERGLTFRGFVAFHDALAPTAGQALGDLAACGVAVRILTGDHPGTAARACRDLGLDPGEVRTAGAPDELSATVVARCTPEDKARIVAGLRAAGHTVGFLGDGLNDVPALRAADVGIAPREAVEVARESADVVLAHKDLTAIDHAVTAGRHSSGNIATYLRVTLSSNLGNVVAMLAAGLLLPFLPMLPAQVLTQNLCFDMAQLAFAHDRPARRVLMRPTALRPPAFLRFITGFGLVNAIADLATFGVLAVALYGPDTLDDEAVFHSAWFTENLLTQALVMVLLRSGRAVAEGRAPGPVGRAAGVLAAVGLFLPLTPLGALVGLSALPTMYYLLVAAVLPLYAVALWALRARFERRSGEDREGPRPTRP is encoded by the coding sequence GTGGCCTCTGAGACGGCCCCACCCTCGGCGACCCCGCGGTCGCCGGAGGCAGGCGTGGCCGGACCCACCCTCCTCCAGGAGCTGCGGCGGGTGGAGAGCAGTCCGCGCGGACTCACCGACGCGGAGGCGGAGGCGCGCCTCGCGGACCTCGGGGAGAATGTGCTCCCCGAGGCCCGTACGCCCTCCTGGGCCCGGCTCTTCGTACGCGGTCTGCGTGATCCCTTCACCACCGTGCTGCTCTGCCTCGGGCTGGTCTCGGCGACCGTCTCCGCCTGGGGCACCGCAGGGGTGATCCTCTCCCTCGTCGTGGTCAGCTGCGTGCTGCGGGCCGGCGGCGAACACCGGGCCGACCGCTCGATGGCCGCGCTGCGCGAACTCGTCGCCACCACGACGACCGCGGTGCGCCGTACGGACCCGGACCGGCCGCCGCGGGAGCGGGAGACGCCCGCCGCCGAACTGGTGCCGGGCGATGTGATCCGGCTCGCTCCCGGCGACCTGGTGCCGGCCGATGTACGACTGCTGCACGCGAGCGGTCTGACCGTGCACCAGGCGGCCCTGACCGGTGAGTCGGCGCCCGTGGCGAAGTACGCGCAGGACACCCCCGTGGAGTCCGGGGCCGGGCCCTTCGCCGAGCCGCATCTCTGTTTCCAGGGCAGCAGCGTCGCCTCCGGCAGCGCCACCGCGGTCGTCCTGGAGACGGGAGCCCGGACCCGGTTCGCCCGGGCCCACGGCACCGGCGTCCGGCGGGGGGCCAGCTCCTTCGACCGGTCCGTGCACGGCATCTCCTGGGTGCTGATCCGGTTCATGCTGCTCACCCCGCCGCTGGTCCTCACGGCCAACGCGGCGCTGCGCGGCCGGGGTCTGGAGACGCTCCCCTTCGCCGTCGCGGTAGCCGTCGGTCTCACCCCCGAGATGCTGCCGGTCATCGTCACCACCTGTCTGGCCCGCGGAGCCGCCTTCCTCGCCCGCACCCACGGTGTGATCGTCAAACGCCTGCCCGCCCTGCACGACCTCGGCGCCGTCGATGTGCTGTGCATCGACAAGACGGGCACCCTCACCCAGGACCGGCCCGTCGTGGCACGGGCCCTGGACGGCGACGGCGAGGACGCGCCCGACGTCCTGCGCTGGGCCGCCGCGGGCGCCTGGTGGACCCTCCAGCTCGCCGATCTGCCGACCGCGGACGCCCTCGACGAGGCGCTGCTGGACGCGGCCGACGGGGCCTGGGAGGCGTACGAGGGCGTGGCCGCCCTGCCCTTCGACCCGGTGCGCCGGCTCGCCACCGCCGTCGTCCGCGGTCGGCTCGGCAGCCACACCCTCCTCGTCAGGGGCGCCCCCGAGGCGGTGCTGGAGCGCTGCGAACTGGAGCCCGAGGAGCGGGAACGGCTGCGCGCACGGGCCGCGCATCAGGCGGACCAGGGGCTGAGGCTGCTCGCCGTCGCCACCGCCGACCGCGACGTCCGCACCCGCGCCTACACCCCCGCCGACGAGCGCGGACTGACCTTCCGGGGCTTCGTCGCCTTCCACGACGCCCTCGCCCCGACCGCCGGACAGGCCCTGGGCGACCTCGCCGCCTGTGGCGTCGCCGTACGGATCCTCACCGGCGACCACCCCGGCACCGCGGCCCGCGCCTGCCGCGACCTCGGCCTTGACCCCGGTGAGGTGCGTACCGCGGGCGCCCCGGACGAGCTCTCCGCGACGGTCGTAGCCCGCTGCACCCCCGAGGACAAGGCGCGGATCGTCGCCGGACTGCGTGCGGCCGGGCACACCGTCGGCTTCCTCGGTGACGGCCTCAACGACGTGCCCGCGCTGCGCGCCGCCGATGTGGGCATCGCCCCGCGCGAGGCCGTCGAGGTGGCCCGGGAGAGCGCGGACGTCGTCCTGGCGCACAAGGACCTCACCGCGATCGACCACGCGGTCACCGCCGGACGCCACAGCAGCGGCAACATCGCCACCTATCTCCGGGTGACGCTCTCCTCCAACCTCGGCAACGTCGTGGCGATGCTCGCCGCGGGCCTGCTGCTGCCCTTCCTCCCGATGCTCCCGGCCCAGGTCCTCACCCAGAACCTGTGCTTCGACATGGCCCAGCTCGCCTTCGCCCACGACCGCCCCGCGCGCCGGGTGCTGATGCGCCCCACCGCGCTGCGCCCGCCCGCCTTCCTGCGCTTCATCACCGGCTTCGGCCTGGTCAACGCGATCGCCGACCTCGCCACCTTCGGCGTTCTCGCGGTCGCGCTGTACGGCCCCGACACGCTCGACGACGAGGCGGTCTTCCACTCCGCCTGGTTCACCGAGAACCTGCTCACCCAGGCCCTGGTCATGGTGCTGCTGCGGTCCGGCCGCGCGGTCGCCGAGGGCCGCGCCCCGGGCCCGGTCGGACGGGCCGCGGGCGTCCTTGCCGCCGTCGGGCTCTTTCTGCCTCTCACCCCGCTCGGCGCCCTCGTCGGTCTGTCCGCCCTCCCGACGATGTACTACCTGCTGGTGGCCGCCGTCCTCCCGCTGTACGCGGTCGCGCTGTGGGCGCTGCGGGCGCGCTTCGAACGGCGGTCGGGCGAGGACCGTGAGGGCCCTCGCCCGACCCGGCCGTAG
- a CDS encoding LCP family protein codes for MSITSSRRTTSTRRRDGTRDDEGDGSRRQGDTGDGEGERSRRRRGGQEGGAGGSRRGGRDRRRKRGGRGRTVLALCLSLLVLVVAGAGWLYMRLNGDINTFDAGGLSDNRPAAGSSKGENVLVIGSDARTGGNSALGGGDQNDIGRSDTAFLLHIYADHQHAVAVSIPRDTLVTIPPCKLPDGSWTETQTDKMFNAAYSVGGTTEGNPACTQNTVENLTGMRVDHTVVVDFKGFAALTRVVGGVEVCLPNDIYQRDLNPNRTVRGKMLFAKGPQKVSGQQALDYVRIRHGIGDGSDIGRIKRQQAFVSSLLTKVKSNGLTPTKLFPLADAATKSLTVDPGLGSADKLISFAMSMKDIDLHNTKFITIPWRYQGERIAIVEPDADALWAALRADRTLDGKDASGRKNAGAQPSASAAPDPAATVSGAGLSVAVYNGTTVTGLAGHAASVLTAHGFTVTGTDTARSQDHPDTRVEYGPGQEATARTVALLFPGAQLASVTAPGVSVVLGQDYADSPAAKASAPPVPVPSSVADSARSADDNPCSDLSYG; via the coding sequence ATGAGCATCACCAGCAGCCGACGCACGACATCAACGCGCCGTCGGGACGGCACGAGGGACGACGAGGGCGACGGCTCCCGGCGCCAAGGAGACACGGGGGACGGCGAGGGCGAGCGCTCCCGGCGCCGGCGGGGCGGGCAGGAGGGCGGGGCCGGCGGCTCCCGCAGGGGCGGCCGTGACCGCAGACGCAAGCGCGGCGGCCGGGGGCGGACGGTGCTGGCCCTCTGCCTCTCACTGCTGGTGCTGGTGGTGGCCGGAGCCGGCTGGCTCTATATGCGGCTGAACGGCGACATCAACACCTTCGATGCCGGGGGCCTCTCCGACAACCGGCCCGCCGCGGGATCGTCCAAGGGCGAGAACGTCCTCGTCATCGGCTCGGACGCACGCACCGGGGGCAACAGCGCGCTCGGCGGCGGCGACCAGAACGACATCGGCCGCTCCGACACCGCGTTCCTGCTGCACATATACGCCGACCATCAGCACGCGGTCGCCGTCTCCATCCCGCGCGACACCCTGGTCACCATCCCGCCGTGCAAGCTCCCCGACGGCAGCTGGACCGAGACGCAGACCGACAAGATGTTCAATGCGGCGTACTCGGTCGGGGGGACCACCGAGGGCAATCCGGCCTGCACCCAGAACACGGTCGAGAATCTGACCGGAATGCGCGTCGACCACACCGTGGTCGTCGACTTCAAGGGCTTCGCGGCCCTCACCCGGGTGGTCGGCGGAGTGGAGGTGTGTCTGCCGAACGACATCTATCAGCGGGACCTCAACCCCAACCGCACCGTCCGCGGGAAAATGCTGTTCGCCAAGGGCCCCCAGAAGGTCTCGGGGCAGCAGGCCCTGGACTATGTGCGCATCCGGCACGGCATCGGCGACGGTTCCGACATCGGCCGCATAAAGCGCCAGCAGGCGTTTGTGTCGAGCCTGCTGACGAAGGTCAAGAGCAACGGCCTGACCCCGACCAAGCTGTTCCCGCTGGCGGACGCCGCCACCAAGTCCCTGACCGTCGACCCCGGTCTCGGCTCCGCCGACAAGCTGATCTCCTTCGCGATGTCGATGAAGGACATCGATCTGCACAACACCAAGTTCATCACCATCCCGTGGCGCTACCAGGGCGAGCGCATCGCGATCGTCGAGCCCGACGCCGATGCCCTGTGGGCCGCGCTCAGGGCGGACCGCACGCTCGACGGCAAGGACGCGAGCGGCAGGAAGAACGCCGGCGCGCAGCCCTCCGCGTCCGCCGCGCCGGACCCCGCCGCCACGGTCTCCGGTGCCGGGCTGAGCGTCGCCGTCTACAACGGCACCACGGTCACCGGGCTGGCCGGGCACGCCGCGAGCGTCCTCACCGCGCACGGCTTCACGGTGACCGGCACCGACACCGCCCGCTCCCAGGACCACCCGGACACCCGCGTCGAGTACGGGCCCGGCCAGGAGGCGACGGCACGCACCGTCGCACTCCTGTTCCCCGGTGCGCAGTTGGCGTCCGTGACGGCGCCGGGGGTCAGTGTGGTGCTCGGCCAGGACTACGCCGACTCGCCGGCGGCCAAGGCCTCCGCCCCACCGGTCCCGGTCCCGAGCAGCGTCGCCGACAGCGCCCGTTCCGCCGACGACAACCCCTGCTCGGACCTCAGCTACGGCTGA
- the tatA gene encoding Sec-independent protein translocase subunit TatA gives MLRNGLEPWHLLIVAIVVILVFGSKKLPETARALGKSMRILKSEAKAMKDENAPSVSAASESAVVTPSVVRTSAEASVAEPPAGAR, from the coding sequence ATGCTCCGAAACGGACTTGAGCCCTGGCATCTGCTGATCGTGGCGATCGTCGTCATCTTGGTGTTCGGTTCCAAGAAACTCCCCGAGACCGCTCGGGCGCTCGGCAAGTCGATGCGCATCCTCAAGAGCGAGGCGAAAGCGATGAAGGACGAGAACGCGCCGTCCGTGAGCGCCGCCTCCGAGTCCGCCGTCGTGACACCGTCGGTCGTCCGGACCTCAGCGGAGGCCTCCGTCGCGGAGCCCCCGGCCGGCGCCCGCTGA
- a CDS encoding LysR family transcriptional regulator — protein MRAHRADEQQHQPEGRGRAERHPSRPRDNSGMELRQLEYFVAVAEELSFTRAAERLHVVQSAVSAAIRSLERELGPALFERSSQRVALTTAGAALLPEARATLDAARTAREAAQLSEGRLRGTVQIGTLSSVVRPDLPGLLGRFHRLHPAVSLRLAVSPRGSAGLVEGLLAGSLDLAFVSLPGGPPAGLRVRDLYSTPMALLVPAEHPLAEADGPRELTELAAEQFVDTPVGYGNREVVDRAFARAGLRRQVVLEATDVGTVASYVRAGLGIAFLHDITADVDGAGLAVLPLAEPSLRWTLSVAVSATRRPSAPLRALLDVLDDAMPSEPAGT, from the coding sequence GTGCGCGCTCACCGCGCCGACGAGCAGCAGCACCAGCCCGAGGGCCGCGGCCGTGCCGAGCGGCACCCGAGCCGGCCCCGCGATAATTCCGGTATGGAGCTGCGCCAGCTGGAGTACTTCGTCGCTGTGGCGGAGGAGCTGAGCTTCACACGCGCCGCGGAACGGCTGCATGTGGTGCAGTCGGCCGTCTCCGCGGCGATCCGTTCGCTGGAGCGGGAGTTGGGCCCGGCCCTCTTCGAGCGCTCCTCGCAGCGCGTCGCCCTCACCACCGCGGGCGCCGCACTGCTGCCCGAGGCCCGCGCCACCCTGGACGCGGCCCGGACCGCGCGCGAGGCGGCGCAGCTCAGCGAGGGCCGGCTGCGGGGCACGGTGCAGATCGGCACGCTGAGTTCGGTCGTCCGGCCCGATCTCCCGGGACTCCTGGGACGGTTCCACCGGCTCCACCCGGCGGTGTCGCTGCGGCTCGCGGTGTCCCCCCGCGGCTCGGCCGGCCTCGTCGAGGGACTCCTCGCGGGCAGTCTCGACCTGGCCTTCGTCTCACTGCCCGGCGGTCCCCCGGCCGGGCTGCGCGTGCGCGACCTCTACAGCACACCGATGGCGCTGCTGGTCCCGGCCGAGCATCCCCTGGCGGAGGCGGACGGTCCGCGTGAGCTGACGGAACTGGCCGCCGAGCAGTTCGTCGACACCCCCGTCGGCTACGGCAACCGGGAGGTGGTGGACCGCGCCTTCGCCCGCGCCGGGCTGCGGCGGCAGGTGGTGCTGGAGGCGACCGACGTCGGCACCGTCGCCTCGTATGTGCGCGCCGGGCTCGGCATCGCCTTCCTGCACGACATCACGGCCGATGTGGACGGGGCGGGGCTGGCCGTGCTGCCGCTGGCGGAGCCGAGCCTGCGGTGGACGCTGTCCGTCGCCGTCTCCGCGACCCGCCGCCCGAGCGCCCCGCTCCGGGCGCTGCTCGACGTCCTGGACGACGCCATGCCCTCCGAACCTGCGGGGACCTGA
- the miaB gene encoding tRNA (N6-isopentenyl adenosine(37)-C2)-methylthiotransferase MiaB has translation MTSSSDRAKAVDEVGVTRSYEIRTYGCQMNVHDSERLSGLLEEAGYVRAPEGSDGDADVVVFNTCAVRENADNRLYGNLGRLAPRKATRPGMQIAVGGCLAQKDRDTIVKKAPWVDVVFGTHNIGKLPVLLERARVQEEAQVEIAESLEAFPSTLPTRRESAYAAWVSISVGCNNTCTFCIVPALRGKEKDRRPGDILAEVEALVAEGVSEITLLGQNVNAYGSDIGDREAFSKLLRACGKVEGLERVRFTSPHPRDFTDDVIAAMAETPNVMPQLHMPLQSGSDTVLKAMRRSYRQERYLGIIEKVRAAIPHAAITTDIIVGFPGETEEDFEQTLHVVREARFTQAFTFQYSKRPGTPAATMDDQIPKEVVQARYERLVALQEEISWEENKKQVGRTLELMVAEGEGRKDGATHRLSGRAPDNRLVHFTKPDEEVRPGDVVTVEVTYAAPHHLLAEGAVLGVRRTRAGDAWEKRTAARAAQPAGVMLGLPKIGVPEPLPAATAGACGCD, from the coding sequence ATGACCAGCAGCAGTGACCGGGCCAAAGCGGTGGATGAAGTGGGCGTTACTCGAAGCTACGAGATCCGCACCTACGGGTGCCAGATGAACGTCCACGATTCCGAGCGATTGTCCGGGCTGCTCGAGGAGGCGGGGTACGTACGCGCACCCGAGGGGTCCGACGGCGACGCCGATGTGGTCGTCTTCAACACCTGCGCTGTCCGGGAGAACGCCGACAACCGGCTTTACGGCAACCTCGGCCGCCTCGCACCGAGGAAGGCCACCCGGCCCGGTATGCAGATCGCGGTCGGCGGCTGTCTGGCGCAGAAGGACCGCGACACCATCGTGAAGAAGGCGCCCTGGGTGGATGTCGTCTTCGGCACCCACAACATCGGCAAGCTGCCCGTCCTGCTGGAACGCGCCCGCGTGCAGGAGGAGGCGCAGGTCGAGATCGCCGAGTCCCTGGAGGCCTTCCCGTCGACGCTGCCGACGCGGCGCGAGAGCGCCTACGCGGCCTGGGTGTCGATCTCGGTCGGCTGTAACAACACCTGCACCTTCTGTATCGTCCCTGCCCTGCGCGGCAAGGAGAAGGACCGCCGTCCCGGCGACATCCTGGCCGAGGTGGAGGCGCTGGTCGCCGAGGGCGTCTCCGAGATCACGCTGCTCGGTCAGAACGTCAACGCGTACGGCTCCGACATCGGCGACCGCGAGGCCTTCAGCAAGCTGCTGCGCGCCTGCGGGAAGGTCGAGGGCCTGGAGCGGGTCCGCTTCACCTCGCCGCACCCGCGTGACTTCACCGACGATGTCATCGCGGCCATGGCCGAGACGCCGAATGTGATGCCGCAGCTGCACATGCCGCTGCAGTCCGGCTCTGACACGGTCCTCAAGGCGATGCGCCGCTCGTACCGGCAGGAGCGCTATCTGGGGATCATCGAGAAGGTGCGGGCCGCCATCCCGCACGCGGCGATCACCACGGACATCATCGTGGGCTTCCCCGGCGAGACCGAGGAGGACTTCGAGCAGACCCTGCACGTGGTGCGCGAGGCCCGGTTCACCCAGGCCTTCACCTTCCAGTACTCCAAGCGGCCCGGCACCCCCGCCGCCACCATGGACGACCAGATCCCCAAGGAGGTCGTGCAGGCGCGCTACGAGCGCCTGGTCGCCCTCCAGGAGGAGATCTCCTGGGAGGAGAACAAGAAGCAGGTCGGCCGCACCCTGGAGCTGATGGTCGCCGAGGGCGAGGGCCGCAAGGACGGCGCCACCCACCGTCTCTCCGGGCGCGCCCCCGACAACCGTCTCGTCCACTTCACCAAGCCCGACGAGGAGGTCCGCCCGGGCGATGTGGTGACGGTCGAGGTCACCTATGCCGCCCCGCACCACCTGCTCGCCGAGGGCGCCGTGCTGGGCGTGCGCCGCACCCGCGCGGGCGACGCCTGGGAGAAGCGGACCGCCGCCCGGGCCGCACAGCCGGCCGGTGTGATGCTGGGCCTGCCGAAGATCGGCGTCCCCGAACCCCTGCCCGCGGCCACCGCCGGCGCCTGCGGCTGCGACTGA
- a CDS encoding class III extradiol dioxygenase subunit B-like domain-containing protein produces MLVAAAVCPCPPLLVPEVAAGAAPELDDARAACADALGALAAARPDRLVIVGPAEENGHGSYPEGARGSFRRFGVALDVRLGTVGTQPDAAGPELPPSLAVAAWLLESRGWADAPVEGLGVTESLAPERCAELGAELAGREARTALLVMGDASACRTLKAPGYLDERAAGFDAEVARALGAVDLPALASLDAVLARELQARGRAPWQILAGAAEGAGLSGALLYEDAPYGVGYLVATWS; encoded by the coding sequence ATGCTTGTCGCCGCCGCCGTCTGCCCCTGTCCGCCGCTGCTGGTGCCCGAGGTCGCCGCGGGTGCCGCACCCGAGCTGGACGACGCCCGCGCCGCCTGTGCGGATGCGCTGGGCGCCCTCGCCGCCGCCCGTCCGGACCGGCTGGTGATCGTCGGTCCCGCCGAGGAGAACGGGCACGGCTCGTATCCCGAAGGCGCGCGCGGGTCCTTCCGCCGCTTCGGTGTGGCTCTCGACGTACGACTGGGCACCGTCGGGACGCAACCGGACGCGGCCGGGCCCGAGCTGCCGCCCTCGCTCGCCGTGGCCGCCTGGCTGCTGGAGAGCAGGGGCTGGGCGGACGCGCCCGTCGAGGGGCTCGGCGTGACGGAGTCCCTCGCACCGGAGAGGTGCGCCGAACTGGGCGCGGAGCTTGCCGGGCGGGAGGCCCGCACGGCCCTGCTGGTCATGGGGGACGCCAGTGCGTGCCGCACGCTCAAGGCGCCGGGGTATCTGGACGAGCGCGCAGCCGGATTCGACGCGGAGGTCGCGCGTGCGCTCGGGGCGGTGGACCTGCCGGCCCTCGCCTCGCTGGACGCCGTACTCGCGCGTGAACTCCAGGCCCGCGGCCGGGCCCCGTGGCAGATCCTCGCGGGCGCGGCCGAGGGTGCCGGACTGTCGGGCGCCCTCCTGTACGAGGACGCGCCCTACGGGGTGGGGTACCTGGTGGCCACCTGGTCGTAG
- a CDS encoding antitoxin, producing the protein MGLVDNLKAKVTEFAQQHEGTVDRGLEKAAKMIDDRTKGKYSDKIHTGTDKAKVAVERIAHRDDGPGGGGGTTPQPPMAS; encoded by the coding sequence ATGGGTCTCGTGGACAACCTGAAAGCCAAGGTCACGGAGTTCGCACAGCAGCACGAGGGGACGGTCGACCGTGGCCTCGAAAAGGCCGCCAAGATGATCGACGACAGAACCAAGGGCAAGTACAGCGACAAGATCCACACCGGTACGGACAAGGCGAAGGTCGCGGTGGAGCGCATCGCGCACCGGGACGACGGCCCGGGGGGCGGCGGAGGGACCACACCGCAGCCGCCCATGGCCTCCTGA
- a CDS encoding gliding motility protein: MSAEAVATRTTAPAEPEAADGAKDTPEAGPGAAKAEPPRPVGGIGIPEQPSADRTADSEADAGART, translated from the coding sequence TTGTCCGCGGAGGCGGTAGCCACGCGGACGACGGCACCGGCCGAGCCGGAGGCGGCGGACGGGGCGAAGGACACGCCCGAGGCCGGGCCGGGGGCCGCGAAGGCGGAACCCCCACGGCCCGTCGGAGGCATCGGGATCCCCGAGCAGCCGTCCGCCGACCGGACCGCCGACAGCGAGGCCGATGCGGGCGCCCGCACATAA
- the miaA gene encoding tRNA (adenosine(37)-N6)-dimethylallyltransferase MiaA has product MSSAAPAPRVIAVVGPTAAGKSDLGVFLAQRLGGEVVNADSMQLYRGMDIGTAKLTLEERGDVPHHLLDVWEVTVTASVAEYQRLARARIDALLAEGRWPVLVGGSGLYVRGAVDHLEFPGTDPEVRARLEEELAAHGSGALHARLAAADPEAAQAILPGNGRRIVRALEVIEITGRPFTANLPGHDSVYDTVQIGVDVARPELDDRIARRVDRMWEAGLVDEVRALEARGLREGRTASRALGYQQVLAALAGECTLEEARTETVRATKRFARRQDSWFRRDPRVHWLSGAEADRGELPGLALALVERPVTA; this is encoded by the coding sequence GTGAGTAGTGCAGCTCCCGCTCCGCGGGTCATCGCCGTCGTCGGGCCCACCGCGGCCGGAAAGTCCGATCTGGGGGTCTTCCTGGCCCAGCGCCTTGGTGGCGAGGTGGTCAACGCCGATTCCATGCAGCTCTACCGCGGGATGGACATCGGTACCGCCAAGTTGACACTCGAGGAGCGCGGTGATGTCCCGCACCATCTGCTGGACGTCTGGGAGGTGACGGTGACCGCCTCCGTCGCCGAGTACCAGCGCCTCGCCCGCGCCCGGATCGACGCGCTGCTCGCCGAGGGCCGCTGGCCCGTCCTCGTGGGCGGCTCCGGCCTCTATGTGCGCGGCGCGGTCGACCATCTGGAGTTCCCCGGGACCGACCCCGAGGTGCGCGCCCGGCTCGAGGAGGAGCTGGCGGCACACGGCTCGGGCGCGCTGCACGCACGCCTGGCGGCGGCCGATCCCGAGGCGGCGCAGGCGATCCTGCCCGGCAACGGCCGCCGTATCGTCCGGGCCCTGGAGGTCATCGAGATCACCGGCCGGCCTTTCACCGCCAATCTCCCGGGTCATGACTCCGTCTACGACACCGTGCAGATCGGGGTCGACGTGGCGCGCCCCGAGCTCGACGACCGCATCGCGCGCCGGGTGGACCGGATGTGGGAGGCGGGGCTGGTGGACGAGGTGCGCGCGCTGGAGGCGCGCGGACTGCGCGAGGGGCGCACGGCATCGCGTGCGCTCGGGTACCAGCAGGTGCTCGCGGCACTGGCGGGCGAGTGCACGCTGGAGGAGGCGCGCACCGAGACGGTGCGCGCCACCAAACGCTTCGCACGGCGTCAGGACTCCTGGTTCCGCCGGGACCCGCGGGTGCACTGGCTCAGCGGCGCCGAGGCCGACCGCGGGGAACTTCCGGGCCTCGCACTGGCGTTGGTCGAACGACCGGTCACAGCCTGA